One segment of Ricinus communis isolate WT05 ecotype wild-type chromosome 8, ASM1957865v1, whole genome shotgun sequence DNA contains the following:
- the LOC8289533 gene encoding wall-associated receptor kinase 2 — translation MRAKKTVKMLPFLFLLFLQRTTAAISASSPEVISDNCPDKCGNVHVPYPFGINFTSGISNDPNCSFNNFFRFTCNTTFDPPRLYFGRNMPIHNISVEEGTISVRIDAAYRCYDQTGFRRGFSQSINLGSGPFRFSDSRNKLTTIGCDTLALMEDKEETFGSGCISFCSSKITLEGSCSGFGCCQTPIPKSIKTLSIDLQSPNNHSKVLNFNPCEFAFLADERTFNVSDLQLSDIPFSAAINESVKSDVVIEWVVREETCETAQSSSNPNGYACGSNTNCLYSDNGNGYRCSCKDGFKGNPYLPQGCQDIDECQEPEKYKCDGTCKNTIGGYTCQCPLGMRGDGKVGCRGFHITNIAAIIGSILSVIIIAVLVIIIYKRRRKERNFLENGGMLLKHQRVRIFSEAELAKATKNYDPSQLLGEGGFGYVYKGVLADNTQIAVKKPKDIDKAQIKQEYQHEIGIVSQVNHKNVVKILGLCLETKVPLLVYEFISNGTLFHHIHHKRSQILANWKNRLRIAAETALAFDYLHSLADPPIIHGDVKSLNILLDDTYTAKVSDFGASVLISSGESDIGAKLQGTFGYLDPEYLMTGILTEKSDVYSFGVVLVELLTGEKPNSSARSGEHIIQYFLSSLESHNLSQILCFNVTNENEMEEIVVFAELAKQCLRSCGVKRPTMKEAAEELGRLKKLNENSWNHDDHSGEETQYLLGESSIDIGTAKLNHQEILSIRSYDIEYAADSI, via the exons ATGAGAGCAAAGAAGACTGTGAAGATGCTgcctttcttgtttttattatttctacaGCGTACGACAGCAGCAATATCAGCTTCTTCACCAGAAGTAATATCTGATAATTGTCCTGATAAATGTGGAAATGTTCATGTTCCATACCCATTTGGGATCAACTTCACATCTGGGATCAGTAATGACCCCAATTGTAGCTTTAACAATTTTTTCAGGTTTACCTGCAATACTACTTTTGACCCTCCTCGACTATATTTCGGCAGAAACATGCCTATTCACAACATATCAGTGGAAGAAGGCACAATCTCTGTCCGAATTGACGCAGCATACAGGTGTTACGATCAGACAGGTTTCAGGAGGGGATTCAGCCAGTCAATCAACCTGGGAAGTGGACCCTTCAGGTTCTCTGATTCGCGAAACAAGCTCACAACTATTGGTTGTGATACCTTAGCTCTAATGGAAGATAAAGAAGAGACTTTCGGTAGCGGATGTATATCCTTTTGCAGTAGCAAAATAACTCTAGAGGGCTCCTGCTCAGGTTTTGGATGCTGCCAAACTCCAATACCAAAAAGTATAAAGACATTAAGTATTGATCTTCAGAGTCCAAACAATCATAGCAAGGTTTTGAATTTCAATCCATGTGAATTTGCCTTTCTAGCCGATGAGAGGACTTTCAATGTTTCGGATCTGCAGCTTTCTGATATACCATTTTCAGCAGCAATTAACGAGTCTGTAAAGTCTGATGTTGTGATTGAATGGGTAGTAAGAGAGGAGACTTGTGAGACAGCACAATCAAGTTCGAATCCTAATGGATATGCTTGTGGTAGCAATACTAACTGCTTGTACTCTGACAATGGCAATGGATATCGTTGCTCGTGCAAAGATGGATTTAAAGGAAATCCATATCTTCCGCAAGGATGCCAAG ACATTGATGAGTGCCAAGAACCTGAAAAGTACAAGTGTGATGGTACTTGCAAGAATACAATTGGGGGTTACACATGCCAATGTCCTCTTGGGATGCGCGGCGATGGTAAAGTTGGCTGTCGAGGATTTCACATCACAAATATCGCTGCAA TTATTGGATCGATTTTGTCCGTTATAATTATTGCTGTGCTGGTCATAATTATCTATAAGAGACGAAGAAAGGAGAGAAACTTTTTAGAGAATGGAGGTATGTTGTTAAAGCATCAACGAGTAAGAATTTTCAGTGAAGCAGAGTTAGCAAAGGCCACCAAGAATTATGATCCAAGTCAGCTGCTTGGTGAAGGAGGTTTTGGATATGTTTACAAAGGGGTTTTGGCTGATAATACACAAATTGCAGTGAAGAAGCCAAAAGACATAGACAAGGCTCAGATAAAGCAAGAGTATCAACATGAAATTGGCATTGTTTCACAGGTCAATCATAAGAATGTGGTCAAGATCTTGGGCCTCTGTTTGGAGACCAAAGTTCCACTGTTGGTTTATGAATTCATTTCAAATGGAACACTTTTCCATCATATCCATCACAAGAGGTCTCAAATCTTAGCAAACTGGAAAAACCGTTTAAGGATAGCTGCAGAGACTGCACTTGCATTTGATTATTTGCATTCGCTAGCAGACCCGCCTATTATTCATGGAGATGTCAAGTCATTGAACATACTTTTGGATGATACTTACACTGCAAAAGTATCCGATTTTGGAGCTTCAGTGTTAATTTCTTCAGGAGAATCTGATATAGGTGCGAAACTTCAGGGGACTTTTGGGTATTTGGATCCCGAGTATCTTATGACAGGTATTTTAACAGAAAAGAGTGATGTGTATAGTTTTGGAGTCGTTCTTGTCGAACTCTTAACAGGGGAGAAACCGAACTCTAGTGCAAGATCTGGAGAACACATCATTCAATATTTTCTATCGTCACTAGAAAGTCATAATCTCAGCCAGATACTTTGTTTTAATGTAactaatgaaaatgaaatggAAGAGATTGTAGTTTTTGCAGAACTTGCAAAACAATGCCTACGTAGTTGTGGTGTGAAAAGGCCAACTATGAAAGAAGCTGCAGAAGAACTTGGGAGGTTGAAGAAGTTGAATGAGAATTCTTGGAATCATGATGATCACAGCGGTGAAGAAACTCAGTACTTATTAGGTGAATCATCGATTGATATTGGGACTGCAAAATTGAACCACCAAGAAATACTTAGCATAAGATCATATGATATTGAGTATGCTGCTGATAGTATTTGA
- the LOC125370944 gene encoding uncharacterized protein LOC125370944, translated as MASSNSNTPAIPTLTGENYQLWVVKMKAYLKSLGLWEIVEHNTPVPPLRADPTIAHIKYHEEERMKRDKAVTTIHSALPDCIFTKIMQLEAARDIWDELEKQYEGDARDKTVRILTLKREFELLRMKDNETVKDYSTKVLRLVNQMRLYRENIQDYKVVEKMLISLPEKFEAKIAAIEESYDLTRLTISNLVSKLQAQEARSFMRNGAVMEEAFQARHYSNQKTHSGQIKVDKRNKGKASAAPRGTFLPCGTCKKTNHLEKDCWHKGKIQCRFCKKWGHKEVDCRKKKHQQEQQPPTQQANYTEEQEPIEDHLFMVTRNVIASR; from the coding sequence ATGGCCTCTAGCAATTCAAATACACCTGCTATTCCAACACTCACAGGTGAAAACTATCAACTTTGGGTAGTAAAAATGAAGGCTTACCTGAAGTCATTAGGTCTTTGGGAAATAGTTGAGCATAATACACCAGTCCCACCATTAAGAGCTGATCCAACTATAGCTCACATAAAGTACcatgaagaagaaaggatGAAGAGAGACAAGGCTGTCACCACCATTCATTCAGCCTTACCAGATTGTATTTTCACCAAGATAATGCAACTGGAAGCTGCAAGAGACATTTGGGATGAACTTGAGAAGCAATACGAAGGTGATGCAAGAGACAAGACAGTCAGAATTTTAACTCTTAAAAGAGAGTTTGAATTATTGAGGATGAAAGACAACGAAACAGTTAAGGATTACTCCACCAAAGTGCTAAGGCTTGTCAATCAGATGAGACTCTATAGAGAGAATATCCAAGACTACAAGGTAGTAGAAAAAATGTTGATAAGCTTACCTGAGAAGTTTGAAGCCAAAATAGCCGCAATAGAGGAATCATATGACCTCACAAGGCTGACCATTTCAAATCTTGTTAGTAAACTTCAAGCTCAAGAGGCTAGATCATTTATGAGAAATGGAGCTGTGATGGAGGAAGCCTTCCAAGCAAGACATTACAGCAATCAAAAAACTCATAGTGGCCAAATCAAAGttgacaaaagaaataaaggcAAGGCATCTGCTGCACCAAGAGGCACATTTCTACCATGTGGAACATGCAAGAAAACAAATCATTTGGAAAAGGATTGTTGGCATAAAGGAAAAATTCAGTGCAGATTTTGCAAAAAATGGGGACATAAGGAGGTGGATTGTCGAAAGAAGAAACACCAGCAAGAGCAACAACCACCAACTCAACAAGCCAACTACACCGAAGAGCAAGAGCCAATCGAAGATCATCTATTCATGGTGACAAGAAATGTAATAGCTTCAAGATAA